A single window of Colletotrichum destructivum chromosome 9, complete sequence DNA harbors:
- a CDS encoding uncharacterized protein (Putative zn(2)Cys(6) fungal-type DNA-binding domain, transcription factor domain, fungi) — protein MPGILPMKVIKVGTSSQSRIAQACDRCRSKKIRCDGIRPTCSQCANVGFECRTSDKLSRRAFPRGYTESLEERVRQLENEVRELKDLLDEKDEKIDMLSRMHGNHSHAGHRSPSVTASAHSPASAADARKDAGTPVKEDTFRVQASPLLLGVENSDSYFMGPSSGRAFIEAFKRKMQENGKSCSDFNPEAFLHIQGCHPLTTKSPEQSLKVPPRLFSDRCVNVYFQEWAPLFPVLHKPTFLHIYEEFVSDPEKVKNSHKIAQLYLVFGIAALGSDQPDLEQIAACEQQWHRAVEAVLMENTMVTLQCLELALIYCIVRADYKRLQHYKGIAVGLSHRLGLHQSQKRFSFGALTIETRKKVFWTLYTLDCFSGAILGLPKLLKEDEIHTEYPSDTDDEYVTEKGFQPTLPGEYTRLSSALALFRCCRILAKVMEKNYPAATSHELSLQQMSAMEAELDEWCESLPTHLKLTFKQDKPSTDVTGSRSPLLALAYYYTKTLIFRPAVGSSLGHKAAPAMMSIAESAKHVVQIIQLLEERNMTFSFCLNKTDTLVICGITLLYQSFELKQDSKMLKDVERLVNSVLQILTKAKAPGSFDLKRVAGILIRLDETNLPTPPPQQIPEASMPAPQKSSPPAPAPKKKSPSQTLGRLPSASASDGNLVQQQEKMRRMTMPSIQNRPELYRSRSKPSFDSHQQQDMAARRDQRLSMSQIANRIRTSTKQNLDYLSLNSTPNGSLPSSPTTARLHQHILAAAHHNLYAQHQQQQQQHQQQPHKASGVSSSEWEALLGSMDGGLNNVYDAIYGGGGGALPTMGETPASSSTGLDSWSPDSWDLANFNIGDFGTNPAPPQSVLSVSEESLSSGEDLATSDLNVSSLEYRNALLASCGANGDGLFLDGLDGNFGL, from the exons ATGCCCGGAATTCTACCCATGAAGGTCATCAAGGTGGGCACCAGCTCCCAGAGCCGGATAGCCCAGGCTTGCGACCGGTGCCGGAGCAAGAAGATCCGTTGCGACGGCATCAGGCCGACTTGCTCCCAATGCGCCAACGTTGGCTTCGAGTGCCGCACGAGCGACAAACTGAGTCGCCGCGCCTTTCCTCGCGGCTACACCGAGTCTCTCGAGGAGCGCGTGCGCCAGCTGGAAAACGAAGTCAGAGAACTGAAAGACCTActggacgagaaggacgagaagatcGATATGCTGTCGAGGATGCACGGGAACCACAGCCACGCGGGCCATCGCAGCCCCTCCGTCACAGCGTCGGCGCATTCACCGGCATCCGCCGCCGATGCGAGGAAAGATGCCGGGACCCCTGTGAAAGAGGATACTTTCCGCGTGCAGGCGTCGCCGTTGttgctcggcgtcgagaacTCGGATTCGTACTTCATGGGGCCGTCAAGCGGCCGTGCCTTTATCG AGGCGTTTAAGCGCAAGATGCAAGAGAACGGCAAATCTTGCTCGGATTTCAACCCGGAAGCCTTCTTGCACATCCAGGGCTGCCATCCCCTGACAACAAAGTCACCGGAGCAGTCTCTGAAGGTGCCCCCGCGTCTGTTTTCCGACCGCTGCGTCAACGTCTACTTCCAAGAATGGGCACCTTTGTTCCCTGTGTTGCACAAGCCAACGTTCCTACACATCTACGAAGAATTTGTCTCCGACCCGGAAAAGGTCAAGAATAGCCACAAGATCGCGCAGCTGTATCTGGTTTTCGGAATTGCCGCACTGGGTAGCGACCAGCCCGACCTTGAGCAGATCGCCGCATGCGAGCAGCAATGGCATCGAGCCGTTGAGGCCGTCCTCATGGAGAACACCATGGTCACCCTGCAGTGTCTCGAGCTGGCACTCATTTACTGCATAGTGAGAGCGGATTACAAGCGCCTTCAACACTACAAGGGCATCGCCGTGGGTTTGTCCCACCGCCTCGGACTCCACCAGAGTCAGAAGCGTTTCTCGTTCGGCGCGCTCACCATCGAGACTCGTAAGAAGGTTTTCTGGACGCTCTACACATTGGACTG CTTCTCTGGTGCCATTCTCGGCCTGCCGAAACTGCTCAAGGAGGATGAGATCCACACAGAGTACCCGTCAGACACCGACGACGAATACGTGACCGAGAAGGGCTTTCAGCCGACTCTTCCCGGCGAGTACACTCGCCTGTCGAGCGCTCTCGCGCTCTTCCGCTGCTGCCGAATTCTCGCCAAAGTCATGGAGAAGAACTACCCGGCAGCCACATCTCACGAGCTGTCGTTGCAACAGATGTCTGCTATGGAAGCCGAACTCGACGAGTGGTGCGAATCTTTGCCTACCCATCTCAAACTCACCTTCAAGCAAGACAAGCCTTCGACAGACGTCACTGGAAGCCGGTCTCCGTTGCTCGCGCTTGCATACTATTACACCAAGACGCTCATCTTCCGTCCCGCAGTTGGGTCATCGCTTGGCCACAAGGCAGCGCCTGCGATGATGTCGATTGCCGAGTCCGCCAAGCACGTTGTCCAGATCATCCAGCTGCTCGAGGAACGCAACAtgaccttctccttctgccTCAACAAAACAGATACGCTTGTGATCTGCGGCATCACTCTTCTGTACCAGAGTTTCGAGTTGAAGCAGGACAGCAAAATGTTGAAAGATGTTGAGCGCCTCGTCAACAGCGTCCTCCAGATTCTCACAAAAGCAAAGGCCCCGGGCTCTTTCGACCTCAAGCGCGTAGCCGGCATCCTCATCCGACTTGACGAGACCAACCTGCCCACTCCGCCACCACAGCAGATTCCAGAGGCATCTATGCCCGCGCCGCAGAAGTCGTCGCCACCCGCGCCAGCCCCCAAGAAAAAGTCGCCTTCACAGACCCTCGGTCGCTTGCCGAGTGCCTCCGCCAGTGATGGCAACTTGGTCCAGCAACAGGAGAAGATGCGTCGTATGACGATGCCCAGCATTCAGAACCGCCCGGAGTTGTATCGATCACGTTCGAAGCCGTCGTTCGACAGCCACCAACAGCAAGACATGGCCGCGCGTCGCGACCAGCGGCTCTCCATGTCCCAGATCGCCAACCGCATCCGCACATCAACGAAACAGAATCTCGACTACCTTTCCCTTAACAGCACGCCCAACGGCTCCTTGCCATCGTCTCCGACCACTGCACGGCTACACCAGCACATCCTCGCCGCTGCCCACCACAACCTCTatgcccagcaccagcagcaacaacaacaacatcagcAGCAACCGCACAAGGCTTCGGGCGTGTCCTCATCAGAGTGGGAAGCCCTTCTGGGCTCCATGGACGGTGGGCTGAACAACGTCTACGACGCCATTTacggcggtggaggcggcgcctTGCCAACCATGGGCgagacgccggcgtcgtcctcaACGGGGCTGGACAGCTGGAGTCCAGACTCGTGGGACCTGGCCAACTTCAACATTGGCGACTTCGGCACGAACcctgcgccgccgcagagCGTGCTGAGCGTGAGCGAGGAGAGCCTCAGCTCGGGAGAGGACCTGGCAACGAGCGATCTGAATGTCAGCAGTCTGGAGTACCGGAACGCGCTGCTAGCATCGTGCGGTGCGAATGGAGACGGGCTGTTTCTTGATGGGCTAGATGGTAATTTTGGACTGTGA
- a CDS encoding Putative PLC-like phosphodiesterase, TIM beta/alpha-barrel domain superfamily: MASETKPLLAEEPSIPLAPSSAPESASSSTPARRFPQAIAHRGFKALYPENTLLAFRGALDAGAHALETDLHLTRDGVVVLSHDGNLKRCFGVDRRISECEWDYLRTLRTVQEPGEGMPRLEDLLAFLAKGGAGRERIWVLLDIKTDDPPVELLERVAEVLASTPGPVPWEERIVLGCWNQPYITHVRSILPTYPVTLISWSPFYARGFLSPAEPNLSFNMFQKSLVGPAGKLFIRDIRKANRRLFVWTVNDEEWMEWSIRAGADGVITDDPELFLEVCRRWEGKETAAAAGHRSGSVVGDVAAGEESNDAKAARRAGRVRDGTWRRTLKLYLEIVGVQVLVAVLTPVLMLVARFGVVAPGPSTTKALRL; the protein is encoded by the exons ATGGCTTCAGAGACGAAGCCTCTCCTCGCAGAGGAACCCTCCATCCCACTCG CGCCCTCATCCGCACCCGAAtccgcatcctcgtccacaCCCGCCCGTCGCTTTCCACAAGCGATAGCCCACCGCGGCTTCAAGGCACTCTACCCCGAAAAcaccctcctcgccttccgtggcgccctcgacgccggcgcgcACGCCCTCGAGACGGACCTGCACCTGAcgcgcgacggcgtcgtcgtgctcTCGCACGACGGGAACCTGAAGCGCTGCTTTGGCGTCGACAGGAGGATCAGCGAGTGCGAGTGGGACTACCTGCGGACGCTGCGCACAGTGCAGGAGCCTGGGGAGGGGATGCCGCGGCTGGAGGACCTGTTGGCGTTCCTGGCGAAGGGGGGCGCAGGTAGAGAGCGGATTTGGGTCTTGTTGGACATCAAG ACCGACGATCCGCCGGTGGAACTGCTCGAACGCGTGGCCGAGGTCctggcctcgacgccgggccCCGTGCCATGGGAGGAAAGGATCGTCCTCGGCTGCTGGAAC CAACCCTACATTACCCACGTCCGCTCCATCCTGCCCACCTACCCCGTCACCCTCATCTCCTGGTCCCCGTTCTATGCGCGCGGATTTCTCTCCCCCGCCGAGCCGAACCTGTCCTTCAACATGTTCCAAAAGTCGCTCGTCGGGCCCGCGGGCAAGCTCTTCATACGCGACATCCGGAAGGCTAACAGGCGGCTGTTCGTCTGGAccgtcaacgacgaggaGTGGATGGAGTGGAGCATCCGTgccggcgcggacggcgtcATCACGGATGACCCGGAGCTGTTCCTCGAGGTGTGTCGACGGTGGGAGGGCAAGGAGaccgctgctgctgctggacaCAGATCTGGGTCCGTTGTCGGCGAcgtggcggcgggggaggagTCCAACGATGCAAAGGccgcgaggagggcgggccGCGTCCGCGACGGCACCTGGAGGCGGACGCTGAAGTTGTATCTCGAGATCGTGGGTGTACAGGTCCTCGTGGCGGTCCTCACGCCGGTACTGATGCTCGTCGCGCGGTTCGGCGTTGTCGCGCCGGGGCCGAGCACGACCAAGGCGTTGAGGTTGTGA
- a CDS encoding Putative Plus-3 domain, Plus3-like superfamily protein, translated as MADIDDELLALAGGGESSDEEELMSEAESRAPSASPPPKAAAKKSEAKKAKSRVGGNDSEEEGEATSPPGSPNSIGSAAMDESDSEAEPHRPGHDDDEEDKYPVDGMFRSRAEKEQVMAMREVERESLLAERQAEIERHRQNRMLRQLVSKQENEEKKQKLKKRSADAADLEEASRKNSRPRTEGKTSAIDTLRRARAEKSDRARRREEDRQKGNRSPHGDYRDQDSDEGGDWEERDRRRHHKSRSPDEEIVARALPPPDIRDFERVRVGKSRFAEYCFNPGFETAMIGCYVRISIGPDPKTGQDEYRMARIQSITVGKPYAMTGPGGSFVTDQYVLAAHGKAERPFPFIFLSDRPFSEREYNRYEKVIQSEGLSLPKKQVLLDKIEDINALIAHHLTTTEIDERIQRKNALRKKFDPKLRERLAQEIEVARLRGNTAKAEELQEQLDDLKTNVLAFKTSLSDSSSKPSTTSQQDRLANINRQRRLENAENVRRAQLKEKAEARKLDAALERGEDIKNDLSRRLRTRAKFIHDANDSGKKPAGKDSNASTPANGTPKSGVQEKNLLPNLAKLQAANQEKKGIPTIHKPLMDDDIIGALDLDIDIEID; from the exons ATGGCCGACATagacgacgagcttctgGCTCTTGCGGGTGGTGGGGAGTCCTCTGATGAGGAGGAGTTGATGTCAGAGGCCGAGAGCAGGGCGCCATCTGCATCACCACCCCCCAAGGCAGCCGCGAAAAAGTCTGAGGCAAAGAAGGCAAAATCGCGCGTGGGTGGGAACgattcagaagaggaaggagaggc CACTTCACCACCCGGTAGTCCCAACTCGATCGGATCCGCCGCCATGGACGAGTCCGACTCCGAAGCCGAGCCGCACAGGCCTGGccacgacgatgacgaggaagacaaaTACCCGGTTGATGGCATGTTCAGGAGTCGTGCCGAGAAGGAACAGGTGATGGCCATGCGCGAGGTGGAGAGAGAATCACTGCTGGCGGAGCGTCAAGCCGAGATCGAGCGCCACCGACAGAATCGCATGCTTCGCCAGCTGGTCAGCAAGCAGGAGAACGAGGAGAAAAAGCAAAAATTGAAGAAACGTagcgccgatgccgccgatcTTGAAGAGGCCTCGCGTAAGAACTCGCGGCCGCGCACCGAAGGCAAGACGTCTGCGATAGATACGCTGCGTCGCGCGCGTGCGGAGAAGAGCGATcgcgcccgtcgtcgcgAGGAGGACCGCCAGAAGGGAAACCGGTCGCCGCACGGCGATTACCGAGACCAGGATAGCGATGAAGGAGGTGACTGGGAGGAACGcgatcgccgtcgtcatcacaAGTCGCGATCGCCCGACGAAGAGATCGTCGCGCGCGCGCTGCCACCTCCTGACATCCGCGATTTCGAGCGTGTCCGCGTCGGAAAGAGTCGTTTCGCCGAGTACTGCTTCAATCCTGGTTTCGAGACAGCCATGATTGGATGCTATGTCCGCATCAGCATCGGCCCCGACCCTAAGACAGGCCAAGACGAGTATCGCATGGCGCGTATTCAAT ccatcaccgtcggcaAACCATATGCCATGACTGGCCCGGGTGGCTCTTTCGTTACTGACCAGTATGTTCTGGCCGCTCATGGCAAGGCAGAGAGGCCGTTCCCTTTCATCTTTCTGTCGGATCGGCCATTCAGTGAA CGCGAGTACAACCGATACGAAAAGGTCATCCAGTCTGAAGGACTTAGTCTCCCCAAGAAACAGGTTCTTCTCGACAAGATTGAAGATATCAACGCGCTCATCGCCCACCACCTCACGACGACGGAGATTGACGAGCGCATCCAGCGCAAGAACGCCCTGCGCAAGAAGTTCGATCCCAAGCTCCGTGAGCGTCTCGCCCAGGAGATCGAGGTTGCGCGACTCAGGGGCAACACAGCCAAGGCAGAGGAATTACAGGAACAActcgacgacctcaagaCGAATGTTCTCGCATTTAAGACGAGCCTCAGCGACTCGTCGTCAAAACCGAGTACGACGTCGCAGCAGGACCGCCTGGCCAACATCAaccgccagcgccgactCGAGAACGCCGAGAACGTCCGTAGGGCGCAGCTCAAGGAAAAGGCCGAGGCGCGCAAGCTAGATGCGGCCCTGGAGAGGGGCGAGGACATCAAGAACGATCTTtcgcggcggctgcggaCGAGAGCGAAGTTCATCCACGATGCCAACGACTCTGGCAAGAAGCCCGCGGGCAAGGATAGCAACGCGAGCACGCCTGCGAATGGGACGCCGAAATCCGGGGTTCAGGAGAAGAATCTGCTACCCAACTTGGCCAAGCTCCAGGCCGCAAAtcaggagaagaagggcatcCCGACTATTCATAAGCCGctcatggacgacgacattATCGGAGCTTTGGATCTCGACATTGACATCGAGATTGATTAG
- a CDS encoding Putative ubiquinone biosynthesis protein Coq7, which produces MASTRSLLRPYSGLARLGAHIVQAPAICSSRRQLSTAPNSQADATGAAAPLRLKPLTLEQRDFLSSALRVNQAGELAATRIYTAQAPPIVNRHPHLRPLMAHMYEQEEGHLKTFNSLIHKHRVRPTALYPLWQLMSTGLGWSTAVMGREAAMACTEAVETEIGDHYNSQIRTLLEMVSEWEAEGYDVGPEFTELIKTLRRIRDEELEHLDHAVEHDAKKAEPHWLLTGVIRAGCKGAIWVSEKI; this is translated from the exons ATGGCGTCGACACGATCATTGTTGAGGCCCTACAGCGGCCTCGCGAGGCTTGGCGCGCACATTGTGCAAGCGCCCGCTATCTGCTCATCCCGTAGACAGCTTTCCACTGCCCCCAACTCGCAGGCTGATGCGACAGGCGCAGCAGCGCCTCTTCGTCTCAAACCTTTGACGCTGGAGCAGCGGGATTTCCTTTCCTCTGCG TTGCGTGTCAACCAAGCCGGGGAATTGGCTGCAACCCGGATTTATACTGCCCAGGCCCCTCCGATCGTCAACCGACACCCGCACCTGCGACCGCTGATGGCACATATGTACGAACAAGAGGAGGGCCACCTCAAGACGTTCAATTCGCTCATTCACAAGCACCGAGTGCGCCCGACTGCGCTTTACCCCCTGTGGCAGCTCATGTCGACCGGTTTGGGTTGGAGCACGGCAGTGATGGGCCGGGAGGCGGCAATGGCGTGCACAGAAGCCGTCGAGACGGAGATTGGTGACCACTACAACAGCCAAATCCGGACCTTGCTTGAGATGGTCAGCGAGTGGGAAGCCGAGGGCTACGACGTCGGACCCGAATTCACCGAACTCATCAAGACGCTGCGGCGCATTCGCGACGAAGAGCTGGAACACCTCGACCACGCCGTCGAGCATGACGCCAAAAAGGCAGAGCCTCACTGGTTGCTGACCGGTGTCATCCGGGCAGGCTGCAAAGGTGCCATTTGGGTGAGCGAAAAGATATAA